One segment of Panicum virgatum strain AP13 chromosome 3K, P.virgatum_v5, whole genome shotgun sequence DNA contains the following:
- the LOC120699608 gene encoding putative disease resistance protein RGA4, with product MAEAAAVAAFAKTAAVFMGKTAAGAAISYFGNKALGRLSAEDADLHKQLTDKLPVIVAVFDVGNQPQVWENQALAPWMWQFRDALQEAEDALDELEYLDLEKLSSRLPDFSSGFRRSLSAVTTGGTSKRLKDALKGLDSVLDNAGNFLSVIMNIRSSSSDIQDLGNTRETTRELATTAVFGRQEEKGELLEWLGVHTPADTVDHKLLVCAIVGGGGMGKTTLAQVICQDKMVQDHFGNMIVWVHVSKRFEPKVLVRRILESINRNNACSEALDSLQSDLTKQLVTKRFLLVLDDAWEDMDGGKWEQFLGPLRNNAVMGGRILLTTRMRSFAEAVKRQMRVGVKCLELKDLDQEDTLKLFNHHAFGNSTPSDRLELRLIGEQIARKLKGCPFIAKVVGQQLRDSTDHSRWNAILNQDVRQFDEIGPTITEMLKMSYQDLTYEVQLCFRYCSIFPPGFKFKMEELIEMWVGSGLILQTREWNKKSGRYC from the exons ATGGcggaggctgctgctgttgctgcttttGCCAAGACCGCGGCTGTTTTCATGGGGAAAACCGCGGCAGGGGCAGCGATTTCCTATTTCGGGAACAAGGCCCTGGGCCGCCTCTCGGCCGAGGATGCAGATCTCCATAAGCAGTTGACGGACAAATTGCCGGTCATCGTAGCAGTCTTCGATGTCGGCAATCAGCCGCAGGTCTGGGAGAACCAAGCTCTGGCTCCATGGATGTGGCAGTTCCGCGACGCGCTGCAGGAGGCTGAGGACGCGCTCGACGAGCTGGAGTACTTGGATCTGGAGAA ATTGTCCTCCCGTTTACCTGACTTCAGCAGTGGATTTCGACGGTCTCTGAGCGCGGTTACCACTGGTGGTACTTCAAAGCGTCTGAAGGATGCTCTCAAGGGATTAGATTCAGTCCTTGACAATGCAGGAAATTTCCTCTCCGTCATCATGAATATCCGCAGTTCTTCATCTGATATTCAAGATCTGGGCAACACACGGGAGACCACGAGAGAGTTAGCAACAACAGCTGTATTTGGTCGGCAGGAGGAGAAGGGCGAACTGCTCGAATGGTTGGGTGTTCATACACCTGCTGATACTGTAGATCACAAGCTTTTGGTGTGTGCaatcgttggcggcggcggcatggggaAGACAACCCTTGCCCAGGTTATTTGCCAAGATAAGATGGTTCAGGATCATTTTGGAAACATGATCGTCTGGGTGCATGTCTCTAAGCGTTTTGAGCCTAAAGTTCTGGTGAGAAGGATCTTGGAATCAATCAACCGGAACAATGCTTGCTCGGAGGCTTTGGACTCCCTGCAATCGGATCTTACCAAACAGTTGGTGACTAAAAGGTTTTTGCTGGTTTTAGATGATGCATGGGAGGATATGGATGGTGGGAAGTGGGAGCAATTTTTGGGTCCACTCAGAAATAATGCTGTGATGGGAGGTAGAATATTGCTCACGACCCGAATGAGATCGTTTGCTGAAGCTGTTAAACGTCAAATGCGAGTTGGAGTTAAATGTTTGGAGCTCAAGGATTTAGATCAGGAAGACACTCTGAAGCTCTTCAATCATCACGCATTTGGTAATTCGACCCCCAGTGACAGGTTGGAGCTTCGATTGATAGGTGAGCAGATTGCCAGAAAGCTCAAAGGATGTCCTTTCATAGCAAAAGTAGTTGGCCAGCAACTGAGAGACAGCACGGATCATAGCAGATGGAATGCCATCTTAAATCAGGATGTCCGCCAATTTGATGAAATTGGGCCTACAATCACAGAGATGCTCAAAATGAGCTACCAAGATCTTACTTACGAAGTACAGCTTTGCTTTCGGTACTGCAGCATATTTCCCCCTGGATTCAAGTTTAAGATGGAAGAGTTGATTGAGATGTGGGTGGGTTCAGGGTTGATACTGCAAACGAGAGAATGGAATAAAAAATCAGGAAGATATTGCTAG
- the LOC120699607 gene encoding putative disease resistance protein RGA4 has product MHDLMYELAHSVSIEECSRFKDGDHSAEANRISPPKVRHLYIQSITSEIITIISQSKNLRTLIIENEASSIQQELMSDLKKSIKGRTSLRLLKLAGQGWFGMNDVAELKHLRYIYMSATDEPNLCKLFKLCHLQVLRILKIDKEEKVSPIDIGNLPSLQKLDIPKRALSTIPHIGKLTSLRELNGFSVRKKDGHNITELQNLGKLRRIIVFDVQNVSNCNEADAAKLDNKMEMKVLSLSWSHGQGGIDDHILNKLVPHRNLKHLTISRYNGIKPPMWIQSSHRLAV; this is encoded by the coding sequence ATGCATGATTTGATGTACGAATTGGCACACTCTGTTTCTATTGAGGAATGTTCAAGATTTAAAGATGGTGACCACAGTGCGGAGGCAAATCGCATATCTCCTCCTAAAGTGCGACACTTGTACATTCAAAGCATAACTTCTGAAATTATCACAATTATTTCTCAGTCCAAGAACCTGCGCACTCTGATAATAGAAAATGAGGCAAGCTCCATACAACAAGAACTCATGTCTGATCTCAAGAAATCTATAAAAGGCAGAACAAGCCTGCGGCTCTTGAAGTTAGCTGGACAGGGTTGGTTTGGCATGAATGATGTTGCGGAACTGAAGCACCTAAGATACATCTATATGTCAGCTACTGACGAGCCTAATCTATGTAAGCTGTTTAAACTCTGTCATCTGCAAGTCCTTCGGATCTTAAAGATAGACAAAGAGGAAAAGGTGAGCCCCATTGATATTGGTAACCTGCCGAGCTTGCAAAAATTGGATATTCCTAAAAGAGCATTGTCCACAATCCCTCACATTGGAAAATTGACTAGTCTTCGAGAATTGAATGGGTTTAGTGTGAGGAAAAAGGATGGCCACAATATAACTGAGCTGCAGAATTTAGGGAAGCTCCGGAGAATTATTGTTTTTGATGTCCAAAATGTCAGCAATTGTAATGAAGCTGATGCTGCTAAATTGGATAACAAGATGGAAATGAAAGTATTATCCTTGAGTTGGTCCCATGGGCAAGGTGGAATTGATGATCATATACTCAATAAGCTTGTTCCTCACAGAAATCTCAAGCATTTAACTATATCTCGATACAATGGCATTAAGCCACCAATGTGGATTCAAAGCTCCCACCGCTTGGCAGTCTAG